A region of the Silene latifolia isolate original U9 population chromosome 9, ASM4854445v1, whole genome shotgun sequence genome:
ATATATATGAGCTTAATAACTTTCGATTTACTTCTGCTAATAGATAATTGTGAAACCCTGAAtcactaggtttggtgcccggcttcgcccgggctacctctatttaccgttaaattttattttgaatgAAACAAATTAtattggagttgtctaactcacacgtttactattagtaatatattttttctatgacatatcttgTAGTtataatgaaatgtaaaatttattttcaaattatgagacacgttcactaccccggtattaatattattactttcacgacattttttgttaatatcattacgttcactactcccgtgattactattgtttgttttactaatccctcaaattttttttgttaaaatcatTATTTTCGTTAATTTTATCtggcctatatttaaataaataaaatattcccttgagtcgattggttatttaattgttcatactttttttcattgttaccactgttagtttcactacattcgttgttacattcactactcccactgtcattattataactgtcactactctcacattaataccgttaattttattaatctcgttacTGTTACTATTACTTTTAATACATTTAACttaatttataattctatgatgatactaattaattccataagtggggcatgttaatgttaaggaaaatcactatattattgtgttttctaaatttaattactttaatttaacgTAGTTTCCATAATATTTTTCATCAAGGCAtgtttatattatacttttaaccaaaactatataatatttacattgaggtccTTTATTTATCGTCTATCATCATGGTCtttatcgatttaaaactatatagtatatttaatttgtataaatttctttaattacattgaagtcccttggtttctggaattaatatatagtattgattgattgattgatgttcTAAGTATATTTGAACTGTTTTTGATTAACTGAACAGACACATTACTCCCAATCTGATTTGATTAATCTAAAATAATGTGATTTTCTGTTTATCGGTTTTATTTGTAGAGTTCCATTAACCAATCGTCGGGTCCATAGACAATCCCACATTCCCACTGTGATAGTATGGGTTTAGCTAGGCTTGACCTTGTTGGTCCTGGTGTGGAGTGGTTGATTAGTTTGGTGACACGCTTACACGCGTTTCTAATTGATGTCGTCAATTTGCACTATAAACTCTCCTTTTCCTTTTGAGTTTTGACCCAATCAAACACCCCTTTGTATCATCCAGAATATCCCCCTCATAAATACTCTCTCCCCCCCACAACTACTTTCACCGATCTCACCATGTCAGGCTACGGTTACGGCGGTCCACCTCACAACCAACCCGGCTACGGTTACGGCGGTCCACCTCCTCCCGGCCAACCTTACGGCGCACCACCTCCTACTGCCCAACCCTACGGTGCACCACCCCCTACCGCCCAACCCTATGGCGCACCTCCCTACGGTGCACCACCTCACAAAGACGACCACTCTCATTCCTCATCCGGATCGGGTTACCCATCCGGTCAACCCTACGGCAAACCAGACAAACCCCCGAAAGACGACTATTACTCTCATTCCTCCCCCGGATCGGGTTACCCATCCGCACCACCCTCTCAATACGGGTCATCCTACGGGGGTAAACCCGAGAAACCCCCAAAGGACAGCTACTCTCACTCCTCTGCTGGACCGGGTTACCCATCCGCTCCACCGTCTCAGTACGGGTCAGCTCCGCCCTATGGCAAGCCTGACAAACCCCCAAAGGACGATTACTACTCTCATCAGTCTCAGTACGGGTCGGGTAGCAGTCCGTTTGCGGCACTGATGCCGTCTACTTTTCCACCGGGTACGGATCCAACTGTGGTGGCGTGCTTTCAGGTGGCGGACCAGGATGGGAGTGGTCTTATTGATGATAAGGAGCTGCAGGGCGCGCTGTCCTCTTACAATCAGAGCTTTAGCCTTCGCACTGTTCATCTCCTCATGGTTCTCTTCACCAGCTCTAACTCTCGCAAGATAGGTCTGTCTGTCTCTCCGACGTctcctcttcttttcttttccctcGGTTTATATTTTCCCTTTTTCATACTAAATTAATTATCGCTTTTCTAAATTTAGCATGAACAAATGTGACTACTTAATATTATTGGCCTGCCTTTGTAACTAAGGTAAACAATATAAgcggaatggagggagtatgctTTATATAATTTATGATTAGGATGGATTAGAATCAAGTCCGTGAGGTTTTGATATCGAACAACACTAATGAACGCTTCAGGAAAAATATTTGCTGAGGGTTTGTATCG
Encoded here:
- the LOC141600472 gene encoding calcium-binding protein CBP-like yields the protein MSGYGYGGPPHNQPGYGYGGPPPPGQPYGAPPPTAQPYGAPPPTAQPYGAPPYGAPPHKDDHSHSSSGSGYPSGQPYGKPDKPPKDDYYSHSSPGSGYPSAPPSQYGSSYGGKPEKPPKDSYSHSSAGPGYPSAPPSQYGSAPPYGKPDKPPKDDYYSHQSQYGSGSSPFAALMPSTFPPGTDPTVVACFQVADQDGSGLIDDKELQGALSSYNQSFSLRTVHLLMVLFTSSNSRKIGPKEFTSLFYALQSWREIFERFDKDRSGKIDAPELRDALYSLGYAVSPVILDLLVSKFDKTGGKHKAIEYDNFIECCLTVKGLTDKFKEKDTQYRGSATFTYEEFMLTVLPYLVA